From a region of the Betta splendens chromosome 5, fBetSpl5.4, whole genome shotgun sequence genome:
- the chd5 gene encoding chromodomain-helicase-DNA-binding protein 5 isoform X4, producing the protein MAAVNRAHRYDDDEGERCAVPLTPLDSFFADDDALKLQKKKKPKKMKEGKMPKVKKRKKEGAMQPRVDSDLDETSEVEEEREPLEIGSESESSMYGPTKKKKKKPKEKKEKKPRKKKRDEDDDDDDDDDGNMKEPKSSSQLMLEWGLEDVQYGFTEDDYKTITNYKAFSQFLRPLIAKKNPKIPMSKMMTVLGAKWREFSANNPFKGASATAVAAAVAAAVETVTVAQPGSVSSSQPGSQTGPVKKAKTKEGKGPGVRKKNKTVKEVKKKPKPKKTKSKSGSSGKKKKASSSEEDFLEESDFDDISIHSASVLSDTLGAATKKKARRGRKKRKKEDGDGYETDHQDYCEVCQQGGEIILCDTCPRAYHLVCLDPELEKAPEGKWSCPHCEKEGIQWEAKDEEEDEEEAAGEEEDDHMEFCRVCKDGGELLCCDACPSSYHIHCLNPPLPEIPNGEWLCPRCMCPPLKGKVQKILHWTWGDPPLPAELPAGPDGKPGDPLTKPPLKGHPEREFFVKWAGLSYWHCSWVSELQLELYHTVMYRNYQRKNDMDEPPPYDYGSGEEELNSEKRKSKDPQYAVMEERFYRYGIKPEWMVIHRILNHSFDKDGDVHYLIKWRDLPYDQCTWEVDEFDIPEYESHKAFYWDHREQILGEDQRPLVVRKGKKLKEDHPKREVPPDAPIIDPTIKFEHQPWYINATGGTLHPYQLEGLNWLRFSWAQGTDTILADEMGLGKTVQTIVFLYSLYKEGHSKGPFLVSAPLSTIINWEREFEMWAPDFYVVTYTGDKDSRAIIRENEFTFEDSAVKSGRKVFRMKKDTPIKFHVLLTSYELITIDQAILGSITWACLVVDEAHRLKNNQSKFFRILNGYKIYYKLLLTGTPLQNNLEELFHLLNFLTPDRFNNLEGFLEEFADISKEDQIKKLHDLLGPHMLRRLKADVFKNMPAKTELIVRVELSPMQKKYYKFILTRNFEALNSKGGGNQVSLLNIMMDLKKCCNHPYLFPVAAVEAPVLPNGSYDGNLLVKSSGKLTLLQKMLKKLKDEGHRVLIFSQMTKMLDLLEDFLEFEGYKYERIDGGITGGLRQEAIDRFNAPGAQQFCFLLSTRAGGLGINLASADTVIIYDSDWNPHNDIQAFSRAHRIGQNRKVMIYRFVTRGSVEERITQVAKRKMMLTHLVVRPGLGSKTGSMSKQELDDILKFGTEELFKDEMEAARTMGDNKDGEEGNVIHYDDDAISKLLDRSQDATEDTEIQNMNEYLSSFKVAQYVVKEEDGEEEVEREIIKQEENVDPDYWEKLLRHHYEQQQEDLARNLGKGKRIRKQVNYNDATQEDQEWQDDLSDNQSEYSVGSEDEDEDFEERPEGGRRQSRRQLKSEKDKPLPPLLARVGGSIEVLGFNARQRKAFLNAIMRWGMPPQDAFNSHWLVRDLRGKSEREFRAYVSLFMRHLCEPGADGAETFADGVPREGLSRQHVLTRIGVMSLVRKKVQEFEHVNGKLSSPDLIPIGMELKKLTESVSSDPNTPAPASPVATQPGTPVPPERGESLAGAAEDKEATEQESRRLSEQEASSAAPAPEKAADSEERRASPEDKPGDERDRAESPSAKAEPSANSKEAALQPELPSRQPSPKTEPSRETEKASDKDSASPLTKAEDKENKPAVTDDVKSEDALEGRLNGDKDTLDELDESRKEDKNGYKAKFMFNIADGGFTELHTLWQTEERAALSSGKMYDIWHRRHDYWLLAGIVTHGYARWQDIQNDPRYAILNEPFKTEMHKGNYLEMKNKFLARRFKLLEQALVIEEQLRRAAYLNMTQDPTHPAMALNARFAEVECLAESHQHLSKESLAGNKPANAVLHKGLVLNQLEELLSDMKADVTRLPNMLSRIPPVSARLQMSERSILSRLTSRGGEPPPQQPFSQGGFGCSQMYGSSFAGGFRGPGGQPMVNYSQMPLGPYVSVSANGPPPPTSHLDKKSLDSLRDVTTPDLKSGKPTDVICIED; encoded by the exons ATGGCCGCGGTAAACAGAGCTCATCGCT atgACGACGACGAAGGCGAGCGCTGCGCCGTTCCCCTCACGCCCCTCGACAGCTTCTTCGCCGACGACGACGCCCTCAAactacagaagaagaagaagcccaaAAAGATGAAAGAGGGCAAAATGCCCAaagtgaagaagaggaaaaaggag GGGGCAATGCAGCCAAGGGTTGACAGCGACCTGGACGAGACctcggaggtggaggaggagcgggaacCGCTGGAAATCGGGTCCGAGAGCGAGAGCAGCATGTACGGCcccacgaagaagaagaagaagaaacccaaggagaagaaggagaaaaagccccggaagaagaagagagatgaggacgatgatgacgacgacgacgacgatggGAACATGAAA GAACCCAAATCATCCAGCCAGCTGATGCTGGAGTGGGGCCTCGAAGACGTGCAGTACGGCTTCACTGAGGACGACTATAAAACCATCACCAACTACAAGGCGTTCAGCCAGTTCCTCAG GCCGCTCATTGCCAAGAAGAACCCCAAGATTCCCATGTCCAAGATGATGACGGTGTTGGGGGCCAAGTGGCGCGAGTTCAGCGCCAACAACCCGTTCAAAGGCGCGTCGGCCACCGCCGTGGCCGCCGCCGTGGCCGCCGCCGTGGAGACGGTCACCGTGGCGCAGCCGGGGTccgtcagcagcagccagcCGGGCTCCCAGACGGGGCCGGTGAAAAAAGCCAAAACCAAAGAGGGAAAGG ggccaggagtgagaaagaagaacaagactgtgaaggaggtgaagaagaagcCCAAGCCCAAGAAGACCAAATCAAAGTCGGGCTCGagtgggaagaagaagaaagcgtCCTCG AGCGAGGAGGACTTCCTGGAGGAGTCGGACTTTGATGACATCAGCATCCACAGCGCCTCTGTGCTTTCTGATACCTTGGGGGCCGCCACCAAGAAAAAGGCCCGGCGTGGgcggaagaagaggaaaa AGGAGGACGGCGACGGCTATGAGACGGACCACCAGGACTACTGTGAGGTCTGCCAGCAGGGGGGGGAGATCATCCTGTGCGACACCTGCCCCAGAGCCTACCACCTGGTCTGCCTGGACCCCGAGCTGGAGAAGGCCCCCGAGGGCAAATGGAGCTGTCCACACTGT GAGAAAGAGGGCATCCAGTGGGAGGccaaagatgaagaggaggatgaggaggaggccgcgggcgaggaggaggacgaccaCATGGAGTTCTGCCGAGTCTGCAAGGACGGAGGCGAGCTGCTGTGCTGCGACGCCTGCCCGTCGTCCTACCACATTCACTGCCTCAACCCGCCGCTGCCCGAGATCCCCAACGGGGAGTGGCTGTGCCCGCGCTGCATG TGTCCTCCGCTGAAAGGCAAAGTGCAAAAGATTCTGCACTGGACGTGGGGCGATCCCCCGCTGCCTGCAGAGCTGCCCGCGGGTCCCGACGGCAAGCCCGGCGACCCGCTGACCAAGCCGCCGCTCAAGGGTCACCCTGAGAGGGAGTTCTTCGTCAAGTGGGCCGGGCTCTCCTACTGGCACTGCTCCTGGGTCAGCGAACTGCAG TTGGAGCTGTATCACACGGTCATGTATCGGAATTACCAGCGGAAGAACGACATGGACGAGCCGCCGCCGTACGACTACGGCTCCGGGGAGGAGGAGCTAAACAGCgagaagaggaagagcaaaGACCCCCAGTACGCCGTGATGGAGGAGCGCTTCTACCGATACGGCATCAAGCCAGAGTGGATGGTGATCCACCGCATCCTCAACCACAG TTTCGACAAGGACGGGGATGTGCATTACCTGATCAAGTGGAGAGACCTGCCCTATGACCAGTGCACCTGGGAGGTGGACGAGTTCGACATCCCAGAATATGAGAGTCATAAAGCTTTTTACTGGGACCACAG GGAGCAGATTCTGGGGGAGGACCAACGCCCCCTGGTGGTGCGGAAAGGGAAGAAACTCAAAGAGGACCATCCAAAGAGGGAGGTCCCTCCTGATGCACCCATCATAGAT CCCACCATCAAGTTCGAGCACCAGCCTTGGTACATCAACGCCACAGGGGGAACGCTGCACCCGTACCAGCTAGAGGGTCTGAACTGGCTGAGGTTCTCCTGGGCTCAGGGGACGGACACCATCCTGGCTGATGAGATGGGCCTTGGAAAGACGGTGCAGACCATAGTGTTCCTGTACTCGCTCTACAAAGAG gGCCACTCTAAGGGCCCTTTCTTGGTTAGTGCCCCTCTTTCCACTATCATCAACTGGGAAAGGGAGTTCGAGATGTGGGCTCCGGACTTCTACGTGGTGACGTACACGGGGGACAAGGACAGCAGGGCCATCATCAGGGAGAACGAGTTCACCTTTGAGGACAGCGCAGTGAAGTCAGGGCGGAAGGTGTTTCGCATGAAG AAGGACACCCCTATCAAGTTCCACGTGCTGCTGACGTCGTACGAGCTGATCACTATAGACCAGGCCATCCTGGGCTCCATCACCTGGGCCTGCCTGGTGGTAGACGAGGCTCACAGACTGAAGAACAACCAGTCCAAG TTTTTCAGAATCCTCAATGGGTATAAGATCTactacaagctgctgctgactggGACTCCTCTTCAGAACAACCTGGAGGAGTTGTTCCACCTGCTTAACTTTCTCACCCCAGATCGCTTCAA TAACCTGGAAGGCTTCCTGGAGGAGTTTGCTGATATCTCTAAAGAGGACCAGATCAAGAAGCTGCACGACCTGCTGGGCCCTCACATGCTCCGGAGGCTGAAAGCCGACGTCTTCAAGAATATGCCTGCGAAGACGGAGCTGATTGTCAGAGTGGAGCTCAGCCCCATGCAAAA GAAATATTACAAGTTTATTCTGACACGAAATTTCGAGGCGCTTAACTCCAAAGGCGGAGGGAACCAAGTGTCCCTGCTGAACATAATGATGGACCTGAAGAAGTGCTGTAACCACCCCTACCTGTTCCCCGTGGCTGCTGTG GAAGCCCCTGTGCTGCCCAACGGTTCTTATGATGGAAACCTACTGGTCAAGTCCTCAGGAAAACTCACTCTGCTGCAGAAAATGCTGAAGAAACTCAAAGACGAAGGACACAGAGTCCTCATTTTCTCTCAG ATGACTAAGATGCTGGACCTCCTGGAGGATTTTCTGGAGTTTGAGGGCTACAAATACGAGCGCATTGATGGAGGAATTACAGGAGGCCTCCGACAAGAGGCCATCGACCGCTTCAATG CACCGGGCGCTCAGCAgttctgcttcctgctttcCACGCGGGCCGGAGGCCTTGGGATTAACCTCGCCAGCGCAGACACCGTCATCATCTATGACTCGGACTGGAATCCACACAATGACATTCAA GCCTTTAGCAGAGCCCACCGCATCGGCCAAAACAGGAAAGTCATGATCTATCGTTTCGTGACTCGAGGCTCGGTGGAGGAGCGGATCACTCAGGTGGCCAAGAGAAAGATGATGCTGACCCACCTGGTGGTGCGGCCTGGCTTAGGCTCCAAAACCGGATCCATGTCCAAACAAGAATTGGACGACATCCTCAAGTTTGGCACGGAGGAGCTTTTCAAAGATGAAATGGAAGCAGCGCGAACCATGG GTGACAACAAAGACGGCGAGGAGGGCAACGTGATTCACTATGACGACGACGCCATCTCCAAGCTGCTGGACCGCAGCCAGGACGCCACCGAAGACACCGAGATCCAGAACATGAACGAGTACCTGAGCTCCTTCAAAGTGGCTCAGTACGTGGTGAAGGAAGAGGACGGAGAG gaggaagtggagcgGGAGATCATCAAGCAGGAGGAGAACGTGGACCCGGACTACTGGGAGAAACTGCTCCGCCACCActacgagcagcagcaggaggacctggCTCGGAACCTGGGCAAAGGCAAACGCATCCGCAAGCAGGTCAACTACAACGACGCCACCCAGGAGGACCAAG AATGGCAGGATGATCTTTCAGACAATCAGTCGGAGTACTCCGTGGGgtcggaggacgaggacgaagaCTTCGAGGAGAGGCCTGAAG GGGGACGGAGACAGTCTCGTCGGCAGCTGAAGAGCGAGAAGGACAAACCTCTGCCGCCTTTGCTGGCACGGGTCGGAGGCAGCATTGAG GTCCTGGGCTTTAACGCTCGTCAGAGGAAGGCCTTCCTCAATGCCATCATGCGCTGGGGGATGCCTCCTCAGGACGCCTTCAACTCCCACTGGTTGGTCCGAGACCTGCGGGGCAAGAGCGAGCGCGAGTTCAG GGCCTACGTGTCGCTCTTCATGAGACACCTCTGTGAGCCGGGGGCCGACGGAGCCGAGACCTTCGCCGACGGGGTCCCACGGGAGGGGCTGTCCCGGCAGCACGTCCTCACCAGGATTGGAGTCATGTCCCTCGTCAGGAAGAAG gtgcaggagtTCGAGCACGTCAACGGGAAGCTGAGTTCCCCCGACCTGATCCCCATCGGGATGGAGCTGAAGAAGCTGACCGAGAGCGTGTCCTCCGACCCCAACACGCCGGCGCCGGCCAGCCCCGTCGCCACCCAGCCCGGCACGCCGGTGCCGCCAG AGAGAGGCGAGTCCCTCGCGGGCGCAGCGGAGGATAAAGAAGCCACGGAGCAGGAGAGCAGGCGGctgtcagagcaggag GCGTCCAGCGCGGCGCCGGCACCCGAGAAGGCGGCTGACAGCGAGGAGCGCAGGGCCAGCCCCGAGGACAAGCCGGGGGACGAGAGGGACAGGGCCGAGTCACCTTCCGCCAAGGCGGAGCCATCTGCCAACTCCAAAGAGGCCGCTCTGCAGCCGGAGCTGCCGTCCAGGCAGCCGTCGCCCAAAA CTGAGCCCAGTAGAGAGACGGAGAAGGCGTCAGACAAAgactctgcttctcctctgacAAAAGCCGAAGACAAGGAGAACAAGCCAG CTGTTACAGACGACGTGAAGAGCGAAGACGCATTAGAGGGTCGATTAAACGGAGACAAAGACACTCTGGACGAGCTGGacgagagcaggaaggaggataAAAACGGATACAAGGCCAAGTTTATGTTCAATATCGCTGATGGAGGTTTTACAG AGCTGCACACCCTGTGGCAGACTGAGGAGCGGGCGGCGCTGTCCTCCGGGAAAATGTACGACATCTGGCACCGTCGCCATGACTACTGGCTGCTGGCCGGCATCGTGAC ACACGGCTACGCTCGCTGGCAGGACATCCAGAACGACCCGCGTTATGCCATCCTCAACGAGCCCTTCAAGACCGAGATGCACAAAGGCAACTACCTGGAGATGAAGAACAAGTTCCTCGCTCGCCGCTTCAAG ctgctggagcaggcgCTGGTGatcgaggagcagctgaggcggGCCGCGTACCTGAACATGACCCAGGACCCCACTCACCCGGCCATGGCGCTCAACGCCCGCTTCGCCGAGGTGGAGTGTCTGGCCGAGTCCCACCAGCACCTGTCCAAAGAGTCTCTGGCCGGGAACAAGCCTGCCAACGCCGTGCTGCACAAAGGTCTGG TGCTgaaccagctggaggagctccTGAGTGACATGAAGGCGGACGTGACGCGGCTTCCCAACATGCTGTCCAGGATCCCGCCGGTGTCGGCGCGGCTGCAGATGTCCGAGCGCAGCATCCTGAGCCGCCTGACCAGCCGCGGAGGCGAGCCCCCACCCCAGCag CCTTTCAGCCAGGGCGGCTTCGGCTGCTCCCAGATGTACGGCAGCAGCTTCGCTGGGGGATTCAGGGGCCCCGGGGGACAGCCCATGGTCAACTACAGCCAGATGCCTCTGGGCCCCTACGTGAGCG TGTCTGCGAACGGGCCCCCGCCTCCCACAAGCCATCTGGACAAGAAGTCTCTGGACTCCTTGAGAGACGTGACCACGCCTGACCTCAAGTCTGGCAAACCCACTGATGTCATCTGTATTGAAGATTAG